The proteins below are encoded in one region of Paraburkholderia phenazinium:
- a CDS encoding carbohydrate kinase family protein, whose product MSASTELPLFVSPGDILTDLVRTGDSQWLSRPGGAGWNVARAVARLGLRTACVGSLGTDNFSDELWDASVAAGLDMRFMQRVERPPLLAIVHQTHPPAYFFMGENGADLAFDPSKLPEGWMSQVKWAHFGCISLVRQPLGNTLATLAAQLRERGVKISFDPNYRNLMAHGYEPTLRKMAALADLIKVSDEDLGLLFKTSEADALAQLRAMNPKATVLVTRGSEKATLIEGDTIIEAQPPRVEVADTVGAGDASIGGLLFSLMTAPQRGWSEHLAFALAAGAAACRHAGAHSPSLDEVVALLQG is encoded by the coding sequence ATGAGCGCGAGCACTGAACTTCCCCTCTTCGTTTCGCCCGGCGACATCCTGACCGACCTCGTGCGCACCGGCGACTCGCAATGGCTATCGCGCCCAGGCGGCGCGGGCTGGAACGTCGCCCGCGCGGTCGCGCGGCTCGGCCTGCGGACCGCCTGCGTCGGCTCGCTCGGCACCGACAATTTCTCCGACGAGCTCTGGGACGCCAGCGTCGCTGCCGGTCTCGACATGCGCTTCATGCAGCGCGTAGAACGACCGCCGCTGCTGGCGATCGTTCATCAGACGCACCCGCCGGCGTACTTCTTCATGGGTGAGAACGGCGCCGACCTGGCCTTCGATCCCTCGAAGCTGCCGGAAGGCTGGATGAGCCAGGTGAAGTGGGCGCACTTCGGCTGCATCAGTCTCGTGCGCCAGCCGCTCGGCAACACGCTCGCCACGCTCGCCGCGCAGTTGCGCGAACGCGGCGTGAAGATCAGCTTCGACCCGAATTACCGCAATCTGATGGCGCACGGCTATGAGCCGACGCTGCGCAAGATGGCCGCGCTCGCCGACCTCATCAAGGTTTCGGACGAAGACCTGGGCCTGCTGTTCAAGACCAGCGAAGCCGACGCGCTCGCCCAGCTGCGAGCGATGAATCCGAAGGCGACCGTGCTCGTCACGCGTGGCTCGGAGAAGGCCACGCTGATCGAAGGCGACACGATCATCGAAGCCCAACCGCCGCGTGTCGAAGTGGCGGATACGGTCGGCGCGGGCGACGCGTCGATTGGCGGCCTGCTGTTCAGCCTGATGACGGCGCCACAACGCGGCTGGTCGGAGCATCTCGCCTTCGCGCTGGCAGCCGGCGCGGCCGCTTGCCGTCATGCCGGAGCGCACTCGCCGTCGCTCGATGAGGTGGTGGCGTTGCTGCAGGGGTGA
- a CDS encoding AGE family epimerase/isomerase, translating into MTQSDQLHPDHPDHAGAASPKAPAVASFREREFLLSHIQDTLRFYAPNVFDPSGGFYHFFSDDGSIYNRTTRHLVSSCRYVFNYAMAYREFGDPQHLEYARHGLNFLRDVHWDAELKGYDWEFDWRDGTKHVLDATRHCYGLAFVLLAYSHAAMAGIEEAKPMIGATFELMEHRFWDAAAGLYADEATPDWRVSSYRGQNANMHTTEALLAAYEATGHLVYLDRAERVASNITLRQAKLSQGLVWEHFHADWSVDWHYNEEDSSNIFRPWGFQPGHQTEWAKLLLILERHRPLPWLLPRAIELFDAAMTHAWDDDHGGLYYGFGPDGTVCDHDKYFWVQAETFATAALLGKRTGNERFWDWYDEIWRYSWTHFVDHKYGAWYRILTCDNRKYSDEKSPAGKTDYHTMGACYEVLMHALPHAPSNTTESAR; encoded by the coding sequence ATGACACAATCCGATCAGCTTCATCCCGACCATCCCGATCACGCAGGCGCCGCGTCGCCCAAGGCGCCCGCTGTCGCCAGCTTCCGCGAGCGCGAATTTCTGCTCTCGCACATCCAGGACACCTTGCGCTTCTACGCGCCCAACGTGTTCGACCCGAGCGGCGGCTTTTATCACTTCTTCAGCGACGACGGTTCGATCTACAACCGCACGACGCGCCACCTGGTCAGCAGTTGCCGCTACGTGTTCAACTACGCGATGGCGTATCGCGAGTTCGGCGATCCGCAGCACCTCGAATACGCGCGCCACGGTCTGAATTTCCTGCGCGACGTGCACTGGGACGCCGAACTCAAGGGCTACGACTGGGAGTTCGACTGGCGCGACGGCACCAAGCACGTACTCGACGCCACCCGTCATTGCTATGGACTCGCCTTCGTGCTGCTGGCCTATTCGCATGCCGCGATGGCCGGCATCGAAGAAGCGAAGCCGATGATCGGCGCCACCTTCGAGCTGATGGAGCACCGCTTCTGGGATGCCGCCGCCGGCCTCTACGCCGACGAAGCGACGCCCGACTGGCGCGTGAGCTCGTACCGCGGCCAGAACGCCAACATGCACACCACCGAGGCGTTGCTCGCCGCCTATGAAGCAACCGGCCATCTGGTGTATCTGGATCGTGCGGAACGTGTGGCGTCGAACATCACGCTGCGTCAGGCCAAGCTCTCACAGGGTCTCGTGTGGGAACATTTCCACGCAGACTGGTCGGTGGACTGGCACTACAACGAGGAAGACAGTTCGAACATTTTCCGTCCGTGGGGTTTCCAGCCCGGTCACCAGACAGAGTGGGCCAAGCTGCTGCTGATCCTCGAACGCCATCGCCCGCTGCCGTGGCTGTTGCCGCGCGCCATCGAACTCTTCGACGCGGCCATGACGCACGCCTGGGACGACGATCACGGCGGCCTCTACTACGGCTTCGGCCCGGACGGCACGGTCTGCGATCACGACAAGTATTTCTGGGTCCAGGCTGAGACCTTCGCGACCGCCGCGCTGCTCGGCAAGCGCACCGGCAACGAGCGCTTCTGGGACTGGTACGACGAGATCTGGCGCTATAGCTGGACGCACTTCGTCGACCACAAATACGGCGCGTGGTATCGCATCCTGACCTGCGACAATCGCAAGTACAGCGATGAAAAAAGCCCGGCCGGCAAGACCGACTATCACACGATGGGTGCATGCTACGAAGTGCTGATGCATGCATTGCCGCACGCCCCATCCAACACAACTGAATCCGCACGGTGA
- a CDS encoding LacI family DNA-binding transcriptional regulator has product MATTIRDVARAASVSIGTVSRALKNQPGLSDATRLRVVEAARQLGYDAAQLRPRIRRLTFLLHRQHNNFAASPFFSHVLHGVEDACRERGIVPSVLTAGPTEDVIQQMRLHAPDAVAVAGFVEPETLTTLVAMQRPLVLIDLWAPGLRSVNLDNAAGAALAMRHLFQHRYKRIAFIGGSLAHFSIAQRALGYRRAFFEAGLLFDPSLEVTIDAGLDPDTGAALAMQRVLDAPGERPDAVFAYNDAAALAALRVCLARGLRVPQDIAIIGFDDIPAAAHATPPLSTIAVDKEALGRRGVELLLEESPTQLEVHLPVHLIARASTSVKTP; this is encoded by the coding sequence ATGGCCACAACCATCCGCGATGTCGCCCGCGCCGCCAGCGTGTCGATCGGCACCGTCTCCCGCGCGCTGAAGAATCAGCCAGGCCTCTCCGACGCCACCCGCCTGCGGGTCGTCGAGGCCGCGCGTCAGCTCGGTTACGACGCGGCCCAGTTGCGCCCGCGCATCCGCCGGCTGACCTTTCTGCTGCACCGCCAGCACAATAATTTCGCCGCCAGCCCGTTCTTCTCGCACGTGCTGCACGGTGTCGAAGATGCCTGCCGCGAGCGCGGCATCGTGCCGTCCGTGCTGACTGCAGGACCCACGGAAGACGTGATCCAGCAGATGCGCCTGCACGCGCCCGACGCGGTCGCCGTCGCCGGCTTCGTCGAGCCTGAAACGCTCACTACGCTCGTCGCCATGCAGCGCCCGCTCGTGCTGATCGACCTGTGGGCGCCGGGGCTGCGGTCAGTCAACCTCGACAACGCGGCCGGCGCGGCGCTGGCGATGCGCCATCTGTTCCAGCACCGCTACAAGCGCATCGCCTTCATCGGCGGCTCGCTCGCCCATTTCAGCATCGCGCAGCGTGCGCTCGGCTACCGGCGCGCGTTCTTCGAAGCGGGTCTGCTGTTCGACCCCTCGCTTGAAGTGACCATCGACGCCGGGCTCGACCCCGACACCGGCGCCGCGCTCGCCATGCAACGCGTACTCGATGCACCCGGCGAGCGTCCCGACGCCGTATTTGCCTACAACGACGCCGCCGCGCTTGCTGCGCTGCGCGTCTGCCTCGCACGTGGCCTGCGCGTTCCGCAGGACATCGCGATCATCGGTTTTGACGACATCCCTGCCGCCGCTCACGCCACCCCGCCACTGTCGACGATCGCCGTCGACAAGGAAGCGCTCGGCCGGCGCGGCGTCGAACTGCTGCTTGAAGAGTCGCCCACGCAACTCGAAGTCCACCTGCCCGTTCATCTCATCGCACGTGCCAGTACCTCGGTGAAAACACCATGA